Proteins encoded within one genomic window of Polaribacter sp. NJDZ03:
- a CDS encoding M1 family metallopeptidase, which produces MRKIYFLGLSLIMLTSCKVIKDTTHVATETYWQQHVDYTMDVDVDAKNYQYKGKQTLVYTNNSPDDLDKVFYHLYFNAFQPGSQMDMRSLNIKDPDRRVGDRISKLQPNEIGYIKVNSLKQDGVAVSHETVGTILEVQLNESIKSGESVTLEMNFDAQVPVQIRRSGRNSAEGVALSMSQWYPKLAEYDFQGWHTPPYIAREFQGVWGDFDVTIHIDKDYTVGGTGYLQNPQEIGHGYQDDSKELNLPKGDKLVWHFKAPNVHDFMWAADPEYIHDVLKMENGIDLHFLYKETLAAEYLKNWKDLQLKTAELMTYYSENVGQYPYKQYSVIQGGDGGMEYAMSTLITGQRKFGSLFGVTAHEMAHTWFQFLLASNESLHPWMDEGFTSYISNKAENVILKEGKENPHAGSYKGYRSIVSKGYEESLSTHADRYHTNWAYSTASYSKGNIFLSQLEYVVGKENVANGLKKYFNDFSFKHPTPNDIKRSMEKTAELDLGWYLNEWTETTHTIDYGVKSVDNKTITLERIGQMPMPMDVEVTYTDGTSESFNIPLEMMRGSKPTTSTLLKDWGWAMPTYSFTVSKSVKSVSIDKSGLMADINLDNNVLEVK; this is translated from the coding sequence ATGAGAAAAATTTATTTTTTAGGATTGTCGCTAATCATGTTAACCTCTTGTAAGGTTATAAAAGATACAACTCATGTAGCTACAGAAACTTATTGGCAGCAACATGTAGACTATACAATGGATGTAGATGTAGACGCAAAAAACTACCAATACAAAGGAAAACAGACGTTAGTTTATACAAACAATTCTCCAGATGATCTAGATAAAGTGTTTTATCACTTGTATTTTAATGCGTTTCAACCAGGTTCTCAAATGGATATGAGATCTTTAAATATTAAAGATCCAGACAGAAGAGTAGGCGACAGAATTAGCAAATTACAACCAAATGAAATTGGGTATATTAAAGTAAACTCTTTAAAACAAGACGGTGTTGCAGTTTCTCATGAAACGGTTGGTACTATTTTAGAGGTGCAATTAAATGAATCTATAAAATCAGGAGAATCAGTTACTTTAGAAATGAATTTTGATGCTCAGGTTCCTGTTCAAATTCGTCGTTCTGGAAGAAATAGTGCAGAGGGAGTTGCGTTGTCTATGTCGCAATGGTATCCTAAATTAGCAGAATACGATTTTCAAGGTTGGCACACGCCTCCATATATTGCAAGAGAATTTCAAGGTGTTTGGGGAGATTTTGATGTAACCATTCATATAGATAAAGATTATACAGTTGGTGGTACAGGATATTTACAAAACCCACAAGAAATTGGTCATGGTTACCAAGACGATTCAAAAGAATTAAACTTGCCTAAAGGCGATAAATTGGTATGGCACTTTAAAGCACCAAATGTGCACGATTTTATGTGGGCAGCAGATCCAGAATACATTCACGATGTTTTAAAAATGGAAAACGGAATCGATTTACATTTTTTATATAAAGAAACTTTAGCCGCAGAATACTTAAAAAACTGGAAAGATTTACAGCTAAAAACGGCAGAATTAATGACCTATTATAGTGAAAATGTTGGTCAATATCCATATAAACAATACTCTGTTATACAAGGTGGAGATGGTGGTATGGAGTATGCAATGTCTACTTTAATTACAGGACAACGTAAATTTGGAAGTCTTTTTGGAGTTACTGCACATGAAATGGCACATACTTGGTTTCAGTTTTTGTTAGCATCAAATGAAAGTTTACATCCTTGGATGGATGAAGGTTTTACTTCTTATATTTCTAACAAAGCAGAAAATGTAATTTTAAAAGAAGGGAAAGAAAATCCACATGCGGGTTCTTATAAAGGGTATAGATCTATTGTTTCAAAAGGGTATGAAGAATCTTTGTCTACACATGCAGATAGATATCATACAAATTGGGCATATAGTACAGCAAGTTATTCTAAAGGAAATATTTTCTTAAGTCAATTAGAGTACGTTGTTGGTAAAGAAAATGTAGCAAACGGATTAAAGAAATACTTTAACGACTTTAGCTTTAAACATCCAACACCAAACGATATTAAACGTTCTATGGAAAAAACTGCAGAATTAGATTTAGGATGGTATTTAAATGAGTGGACAGAAACTACACATACCATAGATTATGGTGTAAAATCTGTAGATAACAAAACAATTACTTTAGAAAGAATTGGTCAAATGCCAATGCCAATGGATGTTGAAGTAACTTATACTGATGGAACTTCAGAAAGTTTTAATATTCCTTTAGAAATGATGAGGGGTAGTAAGCCAACAACTTCTACACTTTTAAAAGATTGGGGTTGGGCAATGCCAACATATTCTTTTACTGTTTCTAAATCTGTAAAATCTGTTTCTATTGATAAAAGTGGATTAATGGCAGACATTAATTTAGATAATAATGTACTAGAAGTAAAGTAA
- a CDS encoding S8 family peptidase — MRVLKPILYTAFAGLVFTGCKSISNIQVPQGSDVAIVAAAKKMPLTQEQKNTWGHLDLVKDSIPGMSVDKAYDFLQGKKSVTVIVGVVDSGTDLGHEDLKDVAWVNAKEVAGNGIDDDKNGYIDDINGWNFLGNAYKENLEADRILHNPSLESPEIVAEIQAAHDIKVGNAEKTKTRFEQMLSGVKGADENLARHFGKEDYSAIEVAAITTEDPSLLQSIAIAKQMFGFGLPSLGQAQEEIKKELDKSIALLNNEYTDYRIGDNPEDLNDSPGYGNGNTGVSIKSEAHGTHVSGIIAASRNNGKGVNGVADNVKIMAVRSVPDGDEYDKDVALGLRYAVDNGAKVINTSFGKGYSPHKEWVYDAIKYAAAHDVLIINAAGNDGKDIDVERTYPNDSKDLLTEVSDNVLTIGAMSSNYNETLPANFSNYGKKNVDVFAPGVQIYSTTPENEYKHFSGTSMAAPSTVGVAALVRSYYPKLTASQVKHILMNSGTKINLEVIKPGSQSRENPEGELVPFSDLSVSGRVVNAYNALQMADRMVNGKK; from the coding sequence GCCATTAACACAAGAACAAAAAAACACTTGGGGACATTTAGATTTAGTAAAAGATTCTATTCCTGGAATGTCTGTAGACAAAGCGTATGATTTTTTACAAGGTAAAAAGAGTGTAACGGTTATAGTAGGTGTTGTAGATTCTGGAACAGATTTGGGTCATGAAGATTTAAAAGATGTTGCTTGGGTGAATGCAAAAGAAGTTGCGGGTAACGGAATTGATGATGATAAAAATGGTTATATAGACGACATTAATGGTTGGAACTTTCTAGGTAATGCTTATAAAGAAAACTTAGAGGCAGATAGAATTTTACACAATCCTTCTTTAGAAAGTCCAGAGATTGTTGCTGAGATACAAGCAGCACATGATATTAAAGTAGGTAATGCAGAAAAGACAAAAACTCGTTTTGAGCAAATGTTAAGTGGCGTTAAAGGAGCAGATGAAAATTTAGCAAGACACTTTGGTAAAGAAGACTATAGTGCAATAGAAGTTGCGGCAATTACAACCGAAGATCCTTCTTTATTACAAAGCATTGCAATTGCAAAACAAATGTTTGGTTTTGGTTTACCTTCTTTAGGGCAAGCACAAGAAGAAATTAAAAAGGAGTTAGATAAATCTATTGCTTTATTAAACAATGAATATACTGATTATAGAATAGGAGATAACCCAGAAGATCTTAATGACTCTCCGGGTTATGGAAATGGAAATACAGGAGTTTCTATTAAAAGTGAAGCACATGGTACACATGTTTCTGGTATTATTGCAGCATCTAGAAATAATGGAAAAGGAGTGAATGGTGTGGCAGATAATGTAAAAATTATGGCTGTACGTTCTGTACCAGATGGAGATGAGTATGATAAAGATGTTGCTTTAGGTTTACGTTATGCAGTAGATAATGGCGCAAAAGTAATTAACACTAGTTTTGGTAAAGGATATTCTCCTCATAAAGAATGGGTGTATGATGCTATTAAATATGCAGCAGCGCATGATGTATTAATTATTAATGCAGCAGGTAATGACGGTAAGGATATTGATGTAGAAAGAACATACCCTAATGATTCTAAAGATTTATTAACAGAAGTTTCAGATAATGTGTTAACAATTGGAGCTATGAGTTCTAATTATAATGAAACATTACCAGCTAATTTTTCTAACTACGGAAAAAAGAATGTAGATGTTTTTGCGCCAGGAGTTCAAATTTATTCTACAACACCAGAAAACGAGTACAAACACTTTAGCGGAACCTCTATGGCTGCACCTTCTACAGTAGGAGTAGCTGCTTTGGTACGTTCTTATTATCCTAAGTTAACAGCAAGCCAAGTAAAACATATTTTAATGAATTCTGGTACTAAAATTAATTTAGAGGTAATTAAACCAGGGTCTCAATCTAGAGAAAATCCAGAAGGAGAATTAGTTCCTTTTTCAGATTTATCTGTTTCTGGTAGAGTTGTAAATGCTTACAATGCTTTACAAATGGCAGACAGAATGGTAAACGGAAAAAAATAA
- a CDS encoding T9SS type A sorting domain-containing protein: protein MSAQEPVTTVYGDFGGFYTSSTTSRVDYDDSNNLIGFTVNGVTYSTGVNDALLTSKNITYTPEEFKAFPIPADIVYKSTDLVGIGSNWGGVTQDNSATDYIKTFDPIVPSSFVRDGINGLELATNFFNIQSQVIIYDALIINQSSTITDEAPDIIVTQTGAPGSTDKFKFIDTNGNTVGSELSVRFNNVPIVGGTFWTIYQINTTTGTVSGTFAKNSHRDLRVLSIKLSDFGITTSNFTQVNNFVHNTSGDTDIAFTAFNTDALEINLPATDLEVSNSNIIADNFCAPTTATFTTTITNNSKELTKDFDVDLDFSGVTVTSSSSNFTTSGTSIFSASFNSSSNKWIISELEAGASVTLSVETSVDAFSYPISFTATAIPLFQPDSNSTNNTLSISENGDDNDCDGVNDADDLDDDNDGILDSVEGTGDLDGDGIPNYLDLDSDGDGCPDALEGAGTVNITQLGPNFVIIGAVNSDGVPTLVEAGSGLGQAIGDSQNSSVQNCDTTDTDLDGVIDLVDLDDDNDGILDSVEGTGDDDGDGVINSLDTDSDGDGCPDALEGSANFTLADVDVNNRLTGNVDEDGIPLLATSTGQTVGDSQNDSVQDEKCSLLPVIISQVYQTSAGTAIELTNIGTSTVTNIRLAMFKDTASPSDVLPTSSIVIPTLTAGSSVVIKSVDTLPGVTLINSPTEITDANITDLANGNDIIILSTTVDASTWANRYDVVSNVSDVTSLVRIDEITKANTAFTSSEWINFIDDTISVLGDTNPIAAIVRHANAPLISEVKNPHSNANDGLGLHRINPTVKTASGWSNGFPDKSRSVIIQDSYEHSSGNLLARKLNVQGSSVLSISNNALVVLNNIHINVNAQIRILGSGQFIQVHDGDRNVTGNGKLLIDQKSETPNVYRYNYWSSPVVEFEGGNNYRVSKIMKDARGELLASSTLSDINFISGYDGAATNPIQIASHWIWTYSGTSNNNWVQVKETGAINKGFGYIMKSTGVNPQYFTFSGSPLDGDISFNISGNTNSLIGNPYAGTLDGHAFILNNENTIDGTLYFWEHSGEATDSGHVKGGYEGGYAQLTYGMGVAATSVVGINGLTDSYSYTTPTRYIAVGQGFFIYSDADGGTVNFNNKQRSYQATAPHFFKGQQKKIANSTLPILKLGMDFTNKDYLKIHRQIGVSFNENHSYAFDYGYESVMIDVQASDIFWNFEEMNHKKLVIAGVEDISDALKVPLTILVDSDEPLFLRIDELENIDRKIYLFDAVENTTRELKTDEVVELTLSKGTYDDRFFITFNEAKVLSVSNEVLDFSLRVYMDNNSNAISIRNNTNLFIENVAIFNVLGQQIKAWNPNVVDEKIDLEVGNLSTSIYIVKVKTNKGTFTSKILKK from the coding sequence TTGAGTGCACAAGAGCCTGTAACTACTGTTTATGGTGATTTTGGAGGTTTCTATACTTCAAGTACAACATCACGAGTAGATTATGACGATTCTAATAATTTGATAGGATTTACTGTAAATGGAGTTACTTATTCTACAGGTGTTAATGATGCGCTTCTAACATCAAAGAATATAACCTATACACCAGAAGAGTTTAAAGCCTTTCCAATTCCTGCCGATATTGTTTATAAATCGACTGACCTAGTTGGTATTGGAAGTAATTGGGGGGGTGTTACGCAAGATAACAGTGCAACAGATTATATTAAAACTTTTGACCCTATTGTACCATCTAGTTTTGTTAGAGATGGTATTAATGGACTGGAATTAGCTACTAATTTCTTTAACATTCAAAGTCAAGTAATTATTTATGATGCACTAATAATAAATCAATCTTCTACTATTACTGATGAAGCTCCAGATATTATTGTTACTCAAACAGGGGCTCCAGGTAGCACAGATAAGTTTAAGTTTATTGATACCAATGGTAATACAGTAGGTTCAGAATTAAGTGTCAGATTTAATAATGTACCTATTGTTGGAGGAACATTTTGGACCATATATCAAATTAATACCACTACAGGTACAGTTTCAGGTACTTTTGCAAAAAACTCTCATAGAGATTTAAGAGTGCTATCTATTAAATTAAGTGATTTTGGTATTACTACTAGTAATTTTACGCAAGTAAATAATTTTGTACACAATACGTCTGGTGATACAGATATTGCTTTTACAGCATTTAATACAGATGCTTTAGAAATAAACTTACCTGCAACCGATTTAGAAGTTTCTAATTCAAACATTATAGCGGATAATTTTTGTGCACCTACTACAGCAACTTTTACAACAACTATTACTAATAACTCTAAAGAGTTAACAAAAGACTTTGATGTTGATTTAGATTTTTCTGGAGTAACTGTAACTAGTAGTTCTTCTAATTTTACGACTAGCGGTACCTCTATTTTTTCTGCAAGTTTTAATAGTTCCAGTAATAAATGGATAATTAGTGAACTAGAAGCAGGAGCAAGTGTAACTTTAAGTGTGGAAACTTCAGTAGATGCTTTTTCTTACCCAATAAGTTTTACGGCAACAGCAATTCCACTTTTTCAACCAGATAGTAATTCAACAAATAATACCTTATCAATTTCTGAAAATGGTGATGATAATGATTGTGATGGTGTTAATGATGCTGATGATTTAGATGATGATAATGACGGTATTTTAGATTCCGTTGAAGGAACAGGCGATCTTGATGGAGACGGAATCCCTAATTACTTAGATTTAGATAGTGATGGAGATGGTTGTCCGGATGCTTTAGAAGGAGCAGGTACTGTTAATATAACTCAATTAGGTCCTAATTTTGTAATTATAGGAGCTGTAAACTCTGATGGAGTGCCAACTTTAGTAGAAGCAGGTTCTGGATTAGGACAAGCAATTGGAGATAGTCAAAATAGTAGTGTTCAAAATTGTGATACTACTGATACTGATTTAGATGGCGTAATTGATCTTGTAGATTTAGATGATGATAATGATGGAATTTTAGATTCAGTAGAAGGAACAGGAGATGATGATGGAGATGGTGTTATAAATAGCTTAGATACAGATAGTGATGGAGATGGTTGTCCAGATGCTCTAGAAGGTAGTGCTAATTTTACTTTAGCAGATGTTGATGTAAATAATAGATTAACAGGAAATGTTGATGAAGACGGAATTCCGCTTTTAGCAACTTCAACAGGTCAAACGGTAGGAGATAGTCAAAATGATTCCGTACAAGATGAAAAATGTAGTTTATTACCAGTAATTATTAGTCAAGTTTATCAAACATCAGCAGGTACTGCAATAGAATTAACAAATATTGGTACAAGTACTGTTACCAATATAAGATTAGCGATGTTTAAAGATACCGCATCTCCAAGTGATGTTTTACCTACGTCAAGTATTGTAATTCCAACATTAACAGCAGGAAGTTCTGTTGTTATAAAATCTGTAGATACGTTGCCTGGTGTTACCTTAATAAATTCACCAACAGAAATAACAGATGCTAATATAACAGATTTAGCAAATGGCAATGATATTATAATTCTTTCTACAACAGTAGATGCATCTACATGGGCAAATAGGTATGATGTAGTTAGTAATGTTAGTGATGTAACATCATTAGTGCGTATAGATGAAATAACAAAGGCAAACACAGCTTTTACATCTTCAGAATGGATAAATTTTATAGATGATACAATTTCTGTTTTAGGAGATACAAATCCAATTGCTGCAATTGTAAGACATGCCAATGCACCGCTAATATCAGAAGTGAAAAATCCCCACTCAAATGCAAATGATGGTTTAGGGTTACACAGAATAAACCCAACAGTAAAAACAGCTTCTGGGTGGAGTAATGGTTTTCCAGATAAATCTAGAAGTGTAATTATTCAAGATTCTTACGAGCATTCTAGTGGTAATTTATTAGCAAGGAAATTAAATGTTCAAGGTAGTAGCGTGTTAAGTATTAGTAACAATGCATTGGTTGTTTTAAATAATATACATATTAATGTAAATGCACAGATTAGAATTTTAGGATCTGGTCAATTTATACAAGTACACGATGGTGATCGTAATGTTACAGGTAATGGAAAACTACTAATAGACCAAAAAAGTGAGACGCCTAATGTATACAGGTACAATTACTGGTCATCACCAGTGGTAGAGTTTGAAGGAGGTAATAATTATAGGGTTTCAAAAATAATGAAAGATGCTAGAGGTGAACTTTTAGCGAGTTCAACGCTATCAGATATTAATTTTATTAGTGGTTACGATGGTGCTGCTACTAATCCTATACAAATAGCGAGTCATTGGATTTGGACGTATAGTGGAACGTCTAATAATAATTGGGTACAAGTAAAAGAAACAGGTGCAATAAATAAAGGTTTTGGGTATATAATGAAAAGTACAGGTGTTAATCCACAATATTTTACATTTTCTGGAAGTCCATTAGATGGAGATATCTCATTTAATATCTCAGGAAATACAAATAGCCTTATTGGAAATCCGTATGCAGGTACTTTAGATGGTCATGCATTTATTCTAAATAATGAAAATACAATTGATGGTACACTTTATTTTTGGGAACACTCTGGTGAAGCAACAGATAGTGGGCATGTAAAAGGTGGATATGAAGGTGGTTATGCACAATTAACTTATGGAATGGGAGTCGCTGCAACTAGCGTTGTAGGAATAAATGGATTAACAGATTCTTACTCTTATACTACACCAACAAGATACATTGCTGTAGGGCAAGGATTTTTTATCTACTCAGATGCAGATGGAGGAACGGTGAATTTTAATAATAAGCAGAGAAGTTATCAAGCAACAGCGCCTCATTTTTTTAAAGGACAACAGAAGAAAATTGCTAATAGTACGCTACCAATTTTAAAATTAGGAATGGATTTTACCAATAAAGACTATTTAAAAATTCATAGACAAATAGGTGTTTCATTTAATGAAAACCATTCTTATGCTTTTGATTATGGATATGAAAGTGTAATGATAGATGTTCAGGCATCAGATATATTTTGGAATTTTGAAGAAATGAACCATAAGAAATTGGTTATTGCAGGTGTTGAGGATATTAGTGATGCTTTAAAAGTGCCACTTACAATTCTTGTTGATTCTGATGAACCACTTTTTTTAAGAATAGATGAATTAGAAAATATTGATAGAAAAATTTATTTATTTGATGCTGTAGAGAATACTACCAGAGAATTAAAAACGGATGAGGTGGTTGAATTAACATTATCAAAAGGAACTTATGACGATCGTTTTTTTATTACCTTTAATGAAGCAAAAGTGTTATCTGTTTCTAATGAGGTGTTAGATTTTAGTTTAAGAGTTTATATGGATAACAATTCGAATGCAATATCAATACGTAACAATACCAATCTTTTTATAGAAAATGTAGCAATATTTAATGTGTTAGGTCAGCAAATTAAAGCATGGAACCCAAATGTTGTAGATGAAAAAATTGACTTAGAAGTTGGTAACTTATCAACCTCTATTTATATTGTTAAAGTAAAAACAAACAAAGGTACATTTACAAGTAAGATTTTAAAAAAATAA